The DNA window TCCGGCCTTGTCCACGTCCTGGCGCACCTCGATCTGCGGGAGGTTGCGGTCGTAGTCGTCGATCACGTCGACCAGGCCCTCGACGCCGCGGATGCGCTCCCTCACCGCGGCGGCCAGGTCGCCCAGGACCGCGAAGTCGTCGCCGGAGATCTCGATGTTGACGGGCTTGCCGGTGGGCGGGCCCTCCTCCTGCTTGTCGATGACCAGGCGCGCGCCGGTGAAGTCGCGCAGCGCGTCGCGCAGCTGCTGGATCGTCGTGCGGGAGGACTGCGCGCGCTCCTCCTGGTCGATGAACTCCATCGTCACCAGGGACTTGTTGGCCGGGGCCTGGCTGCTCGAGGCGAAGCCGCTCTCGGCGCCGACCTGGCCGGTGAAGGCCTTCAGGTCGGGCAGCGCGGCGACCCTCGACTCCACCTCGGCGGTGTAGGCGTCGCTGACCTCGACCCGCGTGCCCGAGGGCGCGGTGATCGAGACGTAGGCCAGGCGGGGGTCGACGTCCGGGAACAGCTCGACGCCGTGGTTGAAGACGCCGAACAGCATGAAGGTGCCGATCAGCAGGGCGGTCATGCCGCCCATCACGACGGAGGGGCGCTGCAGGGCCCAGCGCAGCGTGGGCTCGTAGGTCTTCAGGCCGTACCGCATGAGGCGGTCGCCGACACCCTCGCGACCGCCGAGCGGTCGCGGCGGCCGCATGAACCGCGCGCACATGACGGGGTTGAAGACCAGCGCCACCAGCAGCGACGCCAGCAGCGAGATGATGACCGTGATCGGCAGGTACTTCATGAACTCGCCCATGATCCCCGGCCAGAAGATCATCGGCGCGAAGGCGACCACCGTGGTCAGGGTCGAGGAGGTGACCGCGGCGGCCACCTGCGAGGCGCCGTAGACGGCGGCCTCCTCGGGGCCCTTCCCCTTGCCGCGCTGGCGGTAGATGTTCTCCACGATCACGATGCCGTTGTCCACGAGCATGCCCAGCGCCAGGATCAGCGAGAACAGCACCACCATGTTCAGCGTGATGCCCAGCGCCCTCAGCGCGATGAAGGTCAGCAGCATCGACAGGGGGATGGCCGTGCCCACGAACAGGGCGTTGGTGAAGCCCATGAACAGCAGCAGCACCAGCACCACCAGGATCAGGCCGCTGATGATGTTGTTCTCCAGCTCGCGGACCATGTCGCGGATGTCCTTGGACTGGTCGCCGACCAGGCTCACCTCGGTGCCCGCCGGCAGCCGCGGCCGCTCGCGCTCGAGCACCGTCTTGATCTCGTCCACGATGTCGATGATGTTCTCGCCGCTGCGCTTGGTGACCGTGAGGA is part of the bacterium genome and encodes:
- a CDS encoding efflux RND transporter permease subunit → VQDAIALQNVTIPGGKLSLGTYDYQVSVPGEVDHAEEILGFVLNLGLPDPVYVRDVAEVSFGIKDRESFSRVNGKEAVILTVTKRSGENIIDIVDEIKTVLERERPRLPAGTEVSLVGDQSKDIRDMVRELENNIISGLILVVLVLLLFMGFTNALFVGTAIPLSMLLTFIALRALGITLNMVVLFSLILALGMLVDNGIVIVENIYRQRGKGKGPEEAAVYGASQVAAAVTSSTLTTVVAFAPMIFWPGIMGEFMKYLPITVIISLLASLLVALVFNPVMCARFMRPPRPLGGREGVGDRLMRYGLKTYEPTLRWALQRPSVVMGGMTALLIGTFMLFGVFNHGVELFPDVDPRLAYVSITAPSGTRVEVSDAYTAEVESRVAALPDLKAFTGQVGAESGFASSSQAPANKSLVTMEFIDQEERAQSSRTTIQQLRDALRDFTGARLVIDKQEEGPPTGKPVNIEISGDDFAVLGDLAAAVRERIRGVEGLVDVIDDYDRNLPQIEVRQDVDKAGRFGLRTVDVAGTVRTALLGAETAKFRAGEDEYDIRVRVQQPFRQKVEDLESMTVFYEGQQIPLSSFATAEFKTGLAAITRIDGERVVTVSGDAAAGYNGNALLAQVQQRLAGLTLPPGYGLSYTGESEDQQEAQSFLTDAFGLAVMLIFLVLISEFSSVTTPLVIMFSVILSLIGVMMGLMFTGTPFGIIMTGVGVVSLAGVVVNNAIVLLDYVGKLRERGIPTGEALVQAGLTRFRPVILTAVTTILGLIPLTTGVSVDFFSLFKGDWGRVVTFGGESSAWWGPMGVAVIWGLGVATFLTLVVVPVMYSLLEPTKRRLRALFIGWWLDRRHGRGEGY